The Synchiropus splendidus isolate RoL2022-P1 chromosome 1, RoL_Sspl_1.0, whole genome shotgun sequence genome includes a window with the following:
- the LOC128771157 gene encoding cyclin-dependent kinase-like 5 isoform X1: MTKLHHVPRVFMRIPDLGDVMNKFEVLGIVGEGAYGVVLKCRHKDTNEIVAIKKFKDSEENEEVKETTLRELKMLRTLKQENIVELKEAFRRRGKLYLVFEYVEKNMLELLEELPNGVPTEKARSYIYQLIKAIHWCHKHDIVHRDIKPENLLISADDTLKLCDFGFARNLSEGTDANYTEYVATRWYRSPELLLGAPYGKAVDMWSVGCILGELSDGQPLFPGESEIDQLFTIQKVLGPLPPEQMKLFYNNPRFHGLRFPAVNHPQTLERRYLGIIGGALLDLLKSLLLLNPTERFLTEQSLNHHAFQTLRMVERSGPSTPTPVRSSKRKPHHGDNSTPSRSHGGKGSTGHRSSSRECSSLPRQEEAHPSNEGFLNGNMPAAINLSPTLHPKNYQPQMFNHSMDLASSNLPHLLSPGDTKGKGDFELSKSSDGPGAKYLKSNFRSQQHRHSFVEGKTNTLQSGDKHNRHSYMESHSNAPSSKFSYLNLSKSYGTLSDAKSVGNLNDVHLYADEPTSRYFPSSCLDLTAPSSPLPRRIDRLGPGGISRGSMRSERESNTLDSSYRRSSARHKASEEAKSPDSLNPGEGSVERSHGLSLSAPHDPLSYSQGYTSPFSSQQRPHRHSMYVRRDHQRTHGLDEGLIVGPGMTTRASSLQLLSPQLQHRTLPRHSSSREEDMSRNEQAPTEVPHSRPPIRDSTRDNTPSFHTQRQKSEVGLYHDQQAEDGGSAKENRNIYSESMPRRVGSFYRVPSPRPDNSFHDGRGQSRGSGMAGDGSNMSNHSKRQPAFDPWTGPDTVVLNTTEPSKEKEKQGFFRAIKKKKKKAQMMEAADGRSSVIQSCLFPLYNPKNIKNTLCVRVRPVVSSGRVPAEGVDTIIQKPSRSGHQSSRHRTRDKSRDRDQERDRDKDWPPEKLADSHSPSQPLKSLRKLLHLSSSSSNQTAPSDMRYQPLPSGSAQGGFPESRGHSGVSTPQLKSRQAAYPLPSQLESGWHSTALGRPEGNPYPEQMNIKGGQNGHGFGRSRSRMPNLNDLKETAL; this comes from the exons GACACCAATGAAATAGTTGCCATTAAGAAATTCAAAGACAGTGAAG AAAATGAAGAGGTCAAAGAAACCACCCTGCGGGAGCTCAAGATGCTCCGCACCCTTAAGCAGGAGAACATCGTGGAGCTGAAGGAAGCGTTTCGCAGGAGAGGAAAACTCTATCTGGTCTTTGAGTATGTGGAGAAG AAcatgctggagctgctggaggagctgccCAACGGAGTGCCCACTGAGAAAGCACGCAGCTACATTTACCAGCTCATCAAAGCAATTCACTGGTGCCATAAACACGATATCGTTCACAGAG acaTTAAGCCAGAAAACCTTCTCATCAGCGCAGACGACACGCTCAAATTATGCGACTTTG GCTTCGCCCGGAATCTCTCTGAGGGAACCGACGCCAATTACACAGAATATGTTGCGACTCGATGGTACCGCTCTCCAGAGCTCCTTCTCGG AGCCCCGTACGGGAAGGCCGTGGACATGTGGTCAGTGGGCTGCATCTTAGGAGAGCTGAGTGACGGGCAGCCTTTGTTCCCGGGGGAGAGCGAGATCGACCAGCTCTTCACCATCCAGAAAGTGCTGGGACCCCTCCCTCCAGAGCAGATGAAGCTCTTCTACAACAACCCTCGTTTTCATGGGCTGAGG TTTCCTGCTGTGAATCACCCTCAAACCCTGGAGCGCAGGTACCTGGGAATCATCGGCGGAGCCCTGCTCGACCTGCTGAAA agtctgctgctgctgaacccAACCGAGCGTTTTCTCACCGAGCAGAGTCTGAACCACCACGCCTTCCAGACCCTGCGAATGGTGGAGCGCTCAGGCCCCTCCACGCCTACACCTGTGCGCTCCTCCAAGAGGAAGCCTCACCATGGAGACAACTCCACTCCCAGCAG GAGCCACGGAGGAAAGGGCTCAACTGGCCATCGTTCCAGCAGCAGAGAGTGCTCCAGCCTTCCCCGGCAGGAAGAGGCCCATCCTAGCAATGAGGGGTTTCTCAATGGAAACATGCCTGCAGCCATCAACCTCAGTCCAACGCTGCACCCTAAAAACTACCAACCCCAGATGTTCAATCACTCCATGGACCTGGCCAGCAGCAACCTGCCTCACCTGCTCAGCCCTGGTGACACCAAGGGCAAGGGCGACTTTGAGTTGAGCAAAAGTTCAGATGGTCCTGGAGCAAAGTACCTCAAGTCCAACTTCCGCTCACAACAGCACCGCCATTCCTTTGTGGAGGGGAAGACTAACACGCTGCAGTCAGGGGACAAGCACAATCGACACAGCTACATGGAGTCCCACAGCAACGCCCCGTCCTCCAAGTTCTCCTACCTGAACTTGTCCAAGAGTTACGGCACACTGAGCGACGCCAAGTCAGTGGGGAACCTGAACGACGTGCATCTGTACGCCGACGAGCCGACTTCTCGTTACTTCCCCTCGAGCTGCCTTGACCTCACAGCTCCCAGCAGCCCATTACCCCGCCGCATAGACAGACTGGGACCTGGCGGAATTAGCAGAGGGAGTATGCgctcagagagggagagcaacaCTCTGGACTCATCCTACAGGCGCTCCTCTGCCCGCCACAAAGCCTCAGAAGAAGCCAAGTCACCAGACTCACTTAACCCAGGGGAAGGTAGTGTGGAAAGGAGCCATGGTCTCTCTCTATCTGCACCACATGACCCTTTATCTTATAGTCAGGGGTACACAAGCCCTTTTTCCTCACAGCAGCGACCTCACCGCCACTCCATGTATGTGAGGCGGGATCATCAGAGGACTCATGGGCTGGATGAGGGCCTGATAGTGGGGCCGGGAATGACCACGAGAGCCAGCAGCCTGCAGCTCCTGTCTCCACAGTTGCAGCATCGCACACTGCCTCGCCACAGCTCATCTAGAGAGGAGGACATGAGTCGG AACGAACAAGCACCCACTGAGGTCCCCCACAGCAGGCCCCCAATAAGGGACTCAACAAGGGACAACACCCCATCTTTTCACACACAGAGGCAAAAAAGCGAG GTTGGCTTATATCACGACCAACAAGCAGAAGATGGCGGCTCTGCCAAAGAGAACCGCAACATTTACAGCGAGTCCATGCCCCGGAGGGTGGGCAGCTTCTACAGAG TCCCGTCTCCTCGCCCAGACAACTCCTTCCATGATGGCAGGGGTCAGAGTCGAGGATCTGGAATGGCAGGAGACGGCAGCAATATGTCAAACCATTCCAAACGTCAGCCGGCATTTGACCCCTG GACTGGCCCGGACACCGTGGTCTTGAACACCACAGAACCGtctaaggaaaaagaaaaacagggtTTTTTTCGAgcaataaagaagaagaagaagaaagctcAGATG ATGGAAGCCGCTGACGGACGGTCCTCTGTCATCCAGTCATGTCTCTTCCCTTTGTATAACCCCAAGAATATCAAAAATACCCTCTGTGTGAGAGTCCGACCTGTGGTGTCCTCTGGCAGG GTCCCAGCTGAAGGTGTGGATACGATCATCCAGAAGCCATCTCGATCCGGTCACCAAAGCAGCCGACACAGGACACGAGACAAGAGCAGAGACCGAGACCAGGAGCGAGACAGGGACAAGGACTGGCCACCGGAGAAACTGGCAGATTCACACTCACCG AGTCAGCCCCTGAAGTCGCTGCGGAAGCTCCTCCACctgtcgtcgtcgtcgtctaACCAGACCGCACCCTCCGACATGCGCTACCAGCCCCTCCCCTCAGGCTCTGCTCAGGGCGGCTTCCCAGAGAGCCGCGGTCACTCTGGAGTCAGCACACCGCAGTTGAAGAGCAGACAGGCGGCCTACCCGCTGCCCAGCCAGCTGGAGTCTGGCTGGCACTCGACTGCCCTGGGCCGTCCTGAAGGCAACCCTTACCCCGAGCAGATGAACATCAAAGGAGGACAGAACGGCCACGGTTTTGGACGCTCCAGGTCCCGTATGCCAAATCTGAACGACCTAAAAGAGACTGCTCTGTGA
- the LOC128771157 gene encoding cyclin-dependent kinase-like 5 isoform X5 has product MTKLHHVPRVFMRIPDLGDVMNKFEVLGIVGEGAYGVVLKCRHKDTNEIVAIKKFKDSEENEEVKETTLRELKMLRTLKQENIVELKEAFRRRGKLYLVFEYVEKNMLELLEELPNGVPTEKARSYIYQLIKAIHWCHKHDIVHRDIKPENLLISADDTLKLCDFGFARNLSEGTDANYTEYVATRWYRSPELLLGAPYGKAVDMWSVGCILGELSDGQPLFPGESEIDQLFTIQKVLGPLPPEQMKLFYNNPRFHGLRFPAVNHPQTLERRYLGIIGGALLDLLKSLLLLNPTERFLTEQSLNHHAFQTLRMVERSGPSTPTPVRSSKRKPHHGDNSTPSRSHGGKGSTGHRSSSRECSSLPRQEEAHPSNEGFLNGNMPAAINLSPTLHPKNYQPQMFNHSMDLASSNLPHLLSPGDTKGKGDFELSKSSDGPGAKYLKSNFRSQQHRHSFVEGKTNTLQSGDKHNRHSYMESHSNAPSSKFSYLNLSKSYGTLSDAKSVGNLNDVHLYADEPTSRYFPSSCLDLTAPSSPLPRRIDRLGPGGISRGSMRSERESNTLDSSYRRSSARHKASEEAKSPDSLNPGEGSVERSHGLSLSAPHDPLSYSQGYTSPFSSQQRPHRHSMYVRRDHQRTHGLDEGLIVGPGMTTRASSLQLLSPQLQHRTLPRHSSSREEDMSRVGLYHDQQAEDGGSAKENRNIYSESMPRRVGSFYRDNSFHDGRGQSRGSGMAGDGSNMSNHSKRQPAFDPWTGPDTVVLNTTEPSKEKEKQGFFRAIKKKKKKAQMMEAADGRSSVIQSCLFPLYNPKNIKNTLCVRVRPVVSSGRVPAEGVDTIIQKPSRSGHQSSRHRTRDKSRDRDQERDRDKDWPPEKLADSHSPSQPLKSLRKLLHLSSSSSNQTAPSDMRYQPLPSGSAQGGFPESRGHSGVSTPQLKSRQAAYPLPSQLESGWHSTALGRPEGNPYPEQMNIKGGQNGHGFGRSRSRMPNLNDLKETAL; this is encoded by the exons GACACCAATGAAATAGTTGCCATTAAGAAATTCAAAGACAGTGAAG AAAATGAAGAGGTCAAAGAAACCACCCTGCGGGAGCTCAAGATGCTCCGCACCCTTAAGCAGGAGAACATCGTGGAGCTGAAGGAAGCGTTTCGCAGGAGAGGAAAACTCTATCTGGTCTTTGAGTATGTGGAGAAG AAcatgctggagctgctggaggagctgccCAACGGAGTGCCCACTGAGAAAGCACGCAGCTACATTTACCAGCTCATCAAAGCAATTCACTGGTGCCATAAACACGATATCGTTCACAGAG acaTTAAGCCAGAAAACCTTCTCATCAGCGCAGACGACACGCTCAAATTATGCGACTTTG GCTTCGCCCGGAATCTCTCTGAGGGAACCGACGCCAATTACACAGAATATGTTGCGACTCGATGGTACCGCTCTCCAGAGCTCCTTCTCGG AGCCCCGTACGGGAAGGCCGTGGACATGTGGTCAGTGGGCTGCATCTTAGGAGAGCTGAGTGACGGGCAGCCTTTGTTCCCGGGGGAGAGCGAGATCGACCAGCTCTTCACCATCCAGAAAGTGCTGGGACCCCTCCCTCCAGAGCAGATGAAGCTCTTCTACAACAACCCTCGTTTTCATGGGCTGAGG TTTCCTGCTGTGAATCACCCTCAAACCCTGGAGCGCAGGTACCTGGGAATCATCGGCGGAGCCCTGCTCGACCTGCTGAAA agtctgctgctgctgaacccAACCGAGCGTTTTCTCACCGAGCAGAGTCTGAACCACCACGCCTTCCAGACCCTGCGAATGGTGGAGCGCTCAGGCCCCTCCACGCCTACACCTGTGCGCTCCTCCAAGAGGAAGCCTCACCATGGAGACAACTCCACTCCCAGCAG GAGCCACGGAGGAAAGGGCTCAACTGGCCATCGTTCCAGCAGCAGAGAGTGCTCCAGCCTTCCCCGGCAGGAAGAGGCCCATCCTAGCAATGAGGGGTTTCTCAATGGAAACATGCCTGCAGCCATCAACCTCAGTCCAACGCTGCACCCTAAAAACTACCAACCCCAGATGTTCAATCACTCCATGGACCTGGCCAGCAGCAACCTGCCTCACCTGCTCAGCCCTGGTGACACCAAGGGCAAGGGCGACTTTGAGTTGAGCAAAAGTTCAGATGGTCCTGGAGCAAAGTACCTCAAGTCCAACTTCCGCTCACAACAGCACCGCCATTCCTTTGTGGAGGGGAAGACTAACACGCTGCAGTCAGGGGACAAGCACAATCGACACAGCTACATGGAGTCCCACAGCAACGCCCCGTCCTCCAAGTTCTCCTACCTGAACTTGTCCAAGAGTTACGGCACACTGAGCGACGCCAAGTCAGTGGGGAACCTGAACGACGTGCATCTGTACGCCGACGAGCCGACTTCTCGTTACTTCCCCTCGAGCTGCCTTGACCTCACAGCTCCCAGCAGCCCATTACCCCGCCGCATAGACAGACTGGGACCTGGCGGAATTAGCAGAGGGAGTATGCgctcagagagggagagcaacaCTCTGGACTCATCCTACAGGCGCTCCTCTGCCCGCCACAAAGCCTCAGAAGAAGCCAAGTCACCAGACTCACTTAACCCAGGGGAAGGTAGTGTGGAAAGGAGCCATGGTCTCTCTCTATCTGCACCACATGACCCTTTATCTTATAGTCAGGGGTACACAAGCCCTTTTTCCTCACAGCAGCGACCTCACCGCCACTCCATGTATGTGAGGCGGGATCATCAGAGGACTCATGGGCTGGATGAGGGCCTGATAGTGGGGCCGGGAATGACCACGAGAGCCAGCAGCCTGCAGCTCCTGTCTCCACAGTTGCAGCATCGCACACTGCCTCGCCACAGCTCATCTAGAGAGGAGGACATGAGTCGG GTTGGCTTATATCACGACCAACAAGCAGAAGATGGCGGCTCTGCCAAAGAGAACCGCAACATTTACAGCGAGTCCATGCCCCGGAGGGTGGGCAGCTTCTACAGAG ACAACTCCTTCCATGATGGCAGGGGTCAGAGTCGAGGATCTGGAATGGCAGGAGACGGCAGCAATATGTCAAACCATTCCAAACGTCAGCCGGCATTTGACCCCTG GACTGGCCCGGACACCGTGGTCTTGAACACCACAGAACCGtctaaggaaaaagaaaaacagggtTTTTTTCGAgcaataaagaagaagaagaagaaagctcAGATG ATGGAAGCCGCTGACGGACGGTCCTCTGTCATCCAGTCATGTCTCTTCCCTTTGTATAACCCCAAGAATATCAAAAATACCCTCTGTGTGAGAGTCCGACCTGTGGTGTCCTCTGGCAGG GTCCCAGCTGAAGGTGTGGATACGATCATCCAGAAGCCATCTCGATCCGGTCACCAAAGCAGCCGACACAGGACACGAGACAAGAGCAGAGACCGAGACCAGGAGCGAGACAGGGACAAGGACTGGCCACCGGAGAAACTGGCAGATTCACACTCACCG AGTCAGCCCCTGAAGTCGCTGCGGAAGCTCCTCCACctgtcgtcgtcgtcgtctaACCAGACCGCACCCTCCGACATGCGCTACCAGCCCCTCCCCTCAGGCTCTGCTCAGGGCGGCTTCCCAGAGAGCCGCGGTCACTCTGGAGTCAGCACACCGCAGTTGAAGAGCAGACAGGCGGCCTACCCGCTGCCCAGCCAGCTGGAGTCTGGCTGGCACTCGACTGCCCTGGGCCGTCCTGAAGGCAACCCTTACCCCGAGCAGATGAACATCAAAGGAGGACAGAACGGCCACGGTTTTGGACGCTCCAGGTCCCGTATGCCAAATCTGAACGACCTAAAAGAGACTGCTCTGTGA
- the LOC128771157 gene encoding cyclin-dependent kinase-like 5 isoform X4 → MTKLHHVPRVFMRIPDLGDVMNKFEVLGIVGEGAYGVVLKCRHKDTNEIVAIKKFKDSEENEEVKETTLRELKMLRTLKQENIVELKEAFRRRGKLYLVFEYVEKNMLELLEELPNGVPTEKARSYIYQLIKAIHWCHKHDIVHRDIKPENLLISADDTLKLCDFGFARNLSEGTDANYTEYVATRWYRSPELLLGAPYGKAVDMWSVGCILGELSDGQPLFPGESEIDQLFTIQKVLGPLPPEQMKLFYNNPRFHGLRFPAVNHPQTLERRYLGIIGGALLDLLKSLLLLNPTERFLTEQSLNHHAFQTLRMVERSGPSTPTPVRSSKRKPHHGDNSTPSRSHGGKGSTGHRSSSRECSSLPRQEEAHPSNEGFLNGNMPAAINLSPTLHPKNYQPQMFNHSMDLASSNLPHLLSPGDTKGKGDFELSKSSDGPGAKYLKSNFRSQQHRHSFVEGKTNTLQSGDKHNRHSYMESHSNAPSSKFSYLNLSKSYGTLSDAKSVGNLNDVHLYADEPTSRYFPSSCLDLTAPSSPLPRRIDRLGPGGISRGSMRSERESNTLDSSYRRSSARHKASEEAKSPDSLNPGEGSVERSHGLSLSAPHDPLSYSQGYTSPFSSQQRPHRHSMYVRRDHQRTHGLDEGLIVGPGMTTRASSLQLLSPQLQHRTLPRHSSSREEDMSRNEQAPTEVPHSRPPIRDSTRDNTPSFHTQRQKSEVGLYHDQQAEDGGSAKENRNIYSESMPRRVGSFYRVPSPRPDNSFHDGRGQSRGSGMAGDGSNMSNHSKRQPAFDPWTGPDTVVLNTTEPSKEKEKQGFFRAIKKKKKKAQMVPAEGVDTIIQKPSRSGHQSSRHRTRDKSRDRDQERDRDKDWPPEKLADSHSPSQPLKSLRKLLHLSSSSSNQTAPSDMRYQPLPSGSAQGGFPESRGHSGVSTPQLKSRQAAYPLPSQLESGWHSTALGRPEGNPYPEQMNIKGGQNGHGFGRSRSRMPNLNDLKETAL, encoded by the exons GACACCAATGAAATAGTTGCCATTAAGAAATTCAAAGACAGTGAAG AAAATGAAGAGGTCAAAGAAACCACCCTGCGGGAGCTCAAGATGCTCCGCACCCTTAAGCAGGAGAACATCGTGGAGCTGAAGGAAGCGTTTCGCAGGAGAGGAAAACTCTATCTGGTCTTTGAGTATGTGGAGAAG AAcatgctggagctgctggaggagctgccCAACGGAGTGCCCACTGAGAAAGCACGCAGCTACATTTACCAGCTCATCAAAGCAATTCACTGGTGCCATAAACACGATATCGTTCACAGAG acaTTAAGCCAGAAAACCTTCTCATCAGCGCAGACGACACGCTCAAATTATGCGACTTTG GCTTCGCCCGGAATCTCTCTGAGGGAACCGACGCCAATTACACAGAATATGTTGCGACTCGATGGTACCGCTCTCCAGAGCTCCTTCTCGG AGCCCCGTACGGGAAGGCCGTGGACATGTGGTCAGTGGGCTGCATCTTAGGAGAGCTGAGTGACGGGCAGCCTTTGTTCCCGGGGGAGAGCGAGATCGACCAGCTCTTCACCATCCAGAAAGTGCTGGGACCCCTCCCTCCAGAGCAGATGAAGCTCTTCTACAACAACCCTCGTTTTCATGGGCTGAGG TTTCCTGCTGTGAATCACCCTCAAACCCTGGAGCGCAGGTACCTGGGAATCATCGGCGGAGCCCTGCTCGACCTGCTGAAA agtctgctgctgctgaacccAACCGAGCGTTTTCTCACCGAGCAGAGTCTGAACCACCACGCCTTCCAGACCCTGCGAATGGTGGAGCGCTCAGGCCCCTCCACGCCTACACCTGTGCGCTCCTCCAAGAGGAAGCCTCACCATGGAGACAACTCCACTCCCAGCAG GAGCCACGGAGGAAAGGGCTCAACTGGCCATCGTTCCAGCAGCAGAGAGTGCTCCAGCCTTCCCCGGCAGGAAGAGGCCCATCCTAGCAATGAGGGGTTTCTCAATGGAAACATGCCTGCAGCCATCAACCTCAGTCCAACGCTGCACCCTAAAAACTACCAACCCCAGATGTTCAATCACTCCATGGACCTGGCCAGCAGCAACCTGCCTCACCTGCTCAGCCCTGGTGACACCAAGGGCAAGGGCGACTTTGAGTTGAGCAAAAGTTCAGATGGTCCTGGAGCAAAGTACCTCAAGTCCAACTTCCGCTCACAACAGCACCGCCATTCCTTTGTGGAGGGGAAGACTAACACGCTGCAGTCAGGGGACAAGCACAATCGACACAGCTACATGGAGTCCCACAGCAACGCCCCGTCCTCCAAGTTCTCCTACCTGAACTTGTCCAAGAGTTACGGCACACTGAGCGACGCCAAGTCAGTGGGGAACCTGAACGACGTGCATCTGTACGCCGACGAGCCGACTTCTCGTTACTTCCCCTCGAGCTGCCTTGACCTCACAGCTCCCAGCAGCCCATTACCCCGCCGCATAGACAGACTGGGACCTGGCGGAATTAGCAGAGGGAGTATGCgctcagagagggagagcaacaCTCTGGACTCATCCTACAGGCGCTCCTCTGCCCGCCACAAAGCCTCAGAAGAAGCCAAGTCACCAGACTCACTTAACCCAGGGGAAGGTAGTGTGGAAAGGAGCCATGGTCTCTCTCTATCTGCACCACATGACCCTTTATCTTATAGTCAGGGGTACACAAGCCCTTTTTCCTCACAGCAGCGACCTCACCGCCACTCCATGTATGTGAGGCGGGATCATCAGAGGACTCATGGGCTGGATGAGGGCCTGATAGTGGGGCCGGGAATGACCACGAGAGCCAGCAGCCTGCAGCTCCTGTCTCCACAGTTGCAGCATCGCACACTGCCTCGCCACAGCTCATCTAGAGAGGAGGACATGAGTCGG AACGAACAAGCACCCACTGAGGTCCCCCACAGCAGGCCCCCAATAAGGGACTCAACAAGGGACAACACCCCATCTTTTCACACACAGAGGCAAAAAAGCGAG GTTGGCTTATATCACGACCAACAAGCAGAAGATGGCGGCTCTGCCAAAGAGAACCGCAACATTTACAGCGAGTCCATGCCCCGGAGGGTGGGCAGCTTCTACAGAG TCCCGTCTCCTCGCCCAGACAACTCCTTCCATGATGGCAGGGGTCAGAGTCGAGGATCTGGAATGGCAGGAGACGGCAGCAATATGTCAAACCATTCCAAACGTCAGCCGGCATTTGACCCCTG GACTGGCCCGGACACCGTGGTCTTGAACACCACAGAACCGtctaaggaaaaagaaaaacagggtTTTTTTCGAgcaataaagaagaagaagaagaaagctcAGATG GTCCCAGCTGAAGGTGTGGATACGATCATCCAGAAGCCATCTCGATCCGGTCACCAAAGCAGCCGACACAGGACACGAGACAAGAGCAGAGACCGAGACCAGGAGCGAGACAGGGACAAGGACTGGCCACCGGAGAAACTGGCAGATTCACACTCACCG AGTCAGCCCCTGAAGTCGCTGCGGAAGCTCCTCCACctgtcgtcgtcgtcgtctaACCAGACCGCACCCTCCGACATGCGCTACCAGCCCCTCCCCTCAGGCTCTGCTCAGGGCGGCTTCCCAGAGAGCCGCGGTCACTCTGGAGTCAGCACACCGCAGTTGAAGAGCAGACAGGCGGCCTACCCGCTGCCCAGCCAGCTGGAGTCTGGCTGGCACTCGACTGCCCTGGGCCGTCCTGAAGGCAACCCTTACCCCGAGCAGATGAACATCAAAGGAGGACAGAACGGCCACGGTTTTGGACGCTCCAGGTCCCGTATGCCAAATCTGAACGACCTAAAAGAGACTGCTCTGTGA